The Dehalogenimonas sp. 4OHTPN genome window below encodes:
- a CDS encoding magnesium transporter CorA family protein, producing MAVVQNSKIPKLRMESVEFGGLVWYDVERPTETETLHLSQNFSFHPLDLDDVLSKRQRPKIDEYKDYLFFVFHFPAYNKAERLLMPSQLSVFIGQGYLITLHSGNLKPLMKLFRECELDEESRKEYMRHGPGYLLYRIVDRLVDYCQPIVNKILDSMDAIEDEIFARRRRSGTVRDISMLRRDIITFRRTIWPMRAVIAGLEPKIKRYIDTDLNVYFGDLIDHVDKIWDGLDETKEVIEGLSSTFDSMSINNYNEGIRILTIFATISLPTLLVASIYGMNIDLPFQHTEHTIIIVGLLTLAATTITAAVLRWLKII from the coding sequence ATGGCGGTTGTTCAGAACTCAAAAATCCCAAAGCTCCGCATGGAAAGCGTCGAGTTCGGCGGCCTGGTATGGTACGACGTCGAGCGCCCCACCGAGACCGAAACCCTGCATTTGTCGCAGAATTTCTCTTTTCACCCGCTGGACCTGGATGATGTCCTGTCCAAGCGCCAGCGCCCCAAAATAGATGAATACAAGGACTATCTCTTTTTCGTTTTCCATTTCCCGGCTTACAACAAAGCTGAACGCCTGCTGATGCCCTCACAGCTTTCGGTCTTCATCGGCCAGGGCTACCTCATCACCCTCCACTCCGGCAACCTGAAACCGTTGATGAAGCTCTTCAGGGAGTGCGAACTGGACGAGGAATCCCGCAAGGAATACATGCGCCACGGGCCCGGCTACCTCCTCTATCGCATCGTGGACCGCCTGGTGGACTACTGCCAGCCTATCGTCAATAAAATCCTGGACAGCATGGACGCCATCGAGGACGAGATATTCGCCCGCCGGCGCCGCAGCGGCACGGTACGCGACATCTCCATGCTGCGCCGCGACATCATCACCTTCCGCCGCACCATTTGGCCGATGCGGGCGGTCATCGCCGGCCTGGAACCCAAGATCAAGCGTTATATCGACACCGACCTGAACGTCTACTTCGGCGACCTTATAGACCATGTGGATAAAATCTGGGACGGTCTTGACGAAACCAAAGAAGTCATCGAAGGGCTGTCTTCAACCTTCGATTCTATGTCTATCAACAACTACAACGAAGGCATCCGCATCCTCACCATATTCGCTACCATCTCTCTGCCGACCCTGCTTGTCGCCAGCATTTACGGCATGAACATCGACCTGCCGTTCCAGCACACGGAGCACACCATCATCATCGTCGGCCTGCTGACCCTGGCGGCGACTACCATCACCGCCGCCGTCCTGCGCTGGCTTAAGATCATCTGA